One Fontisphaera persica DNA window includes the following coding sequences:
- a CDS encoding immunoglobulin domain-containing protein, producing the protein MQSMARFCFGVARWLTLASFMTTLIQAQTPPPLITEFMAINNNTLADEDNDHPDWIEIYNPGDSPVNLAGWSLTDQANNLRRWVFPATNIEPRSFMIVFASGKNRATPGAPLHANFNLSGDGEYLALVDPTGTIVSQFAPRFPLQNPDISYGQGQVVTLLSASAPAKVLVPNAEPPANWMNLGFDDSAWQSGVNGVGFQYVVPGFAVRNYKAAGSFQVGGLDVAFQVITNPTLQAWVNTTISPLINFLNTGGSGNFTNDLTFPGLVINTDTEDFVVDATGLITIPGPGPYTFGVNSDDGFILQIGPFQMSYPAPRGPADTLATFNFPAGGKYPMRLVFYERGGGSELELFAAQGTYASFNASVFRLVGDTANGGLAAETPPLTSDTLEGYYDHLRTDLATPMLNQRSSAYVRLPFQVDSPSAVESLSLRLRYDDGCIVYLNGVEVYRANAPAVPAWNATATASHSAAVVEVIDLNDYRAALNAGENVLAIQGFNLSAANTDFLLEAELVDFRVQNQTPGFISPPTPGAPNQPGLPVQAPPALYTIASGVYTNAVLQLELYSLLPGAQIRYTLNGASVTDTSPLYTNGQPLLISNSAIVSTKVFAPGYFPSRQISQYYTLLEPTVFSFNSPLPVVVLDTFNQNIIPDMNPRATCIITVFDNSPTNRRTTLLSRPDFQGRVGVEGRGQTSWSFPDTDGRHKKPYNLEIWDEDNGDRRVSFLNFPEGSDFALINVYNDKTFLNDFLAYELFEKMGHYSVRRRFVEVYWNGTPPEGTADRSGKVGNNDYVGVYLLVEKIRQDPNRVDIDPPQSGAPGDPITGGFIFKKDKASPGDVLFYTTSGQDIRIHEPRPDQITATQLAWLQNHLNEMEAALYGPAWRDRTIGYRKYIDVDSFVDNHWIVEFTKQIDGYRLSNYMQKGRTGKIKMEPIWDWNLSFGNANYLDGGRTNNWYYPLISTTEHIWLRRLISEPGDPDFQQAIADRWAELAADVFNLTNVLARVDELSAYLSEAIARDLARWPRLARYLWPNPNGASGGWHVDYQNPGTHAAIIAQMKTWITGRFNWIDQQFVKPPTLSRRFGPANAPLVMSAPAGSIYYTLNGADPRLPGGAVSPQALVYTNSIIPPDNSRIVARAWLSNQWSAPVSAQFGASTPSLVISEIMFNPAPSNDPRFDQQDFEFIELLNTGSVTQDLTGLLLSGGVDFRFPMGDLVPAGSSTLQDFDAQGTPYTSSTLGQGGGAVVTAGGPAGQFIRLATANTGTNRNRIAFDRTLDGVYGRLVAEVDFRGVNSSPPLVGGTPTVANFDAAGTTYSISGTAATATDGGPYGTFMRLTPAVNSLNNGIFFNRSAAGTFTNITATFDFRLTPGTGRADGLGVAFLNTANFGTSGNVAVFSEEANLANTLAFGFDIYNNGAPADPNNNHVSIHWNGALVSGGVATPTLNLASGQFHRAEITLRFSGGSVFVTVRITPNIFGTPGTPETLFNNFQVAGVNPYEMRLGICARTGGENAAQDVDNINVEFGVVPPAPGGLSLVLLPASVFGANGPGSTLSHYTNEPTLASGLALDLVMGNVASQNSADIYYQGRLLTSALISSNAVELDNGQFHRARLELVRNLEGARLNLTIVPNSLGTPGAPITVLTNVQIDGLLPQDYRLELAGRNGAQILQVDADNVRVDYFRNTPLLLGPGERILLVKNRAAFESRYGTGFRIAGEFERNLANNNERLNLAGALGEPIFSVRYEDWYRLADGAGFSLVLAGNTMPDNDPAGWRVSSQYGGSPGAADAAPPTFVPVVVNEVLSRPQPPLVDAVELHNPNPVPADISFWWLTDNFNQPYKYQFPSNTIIPPGGFLVVTEAEFNRPGDPRGFAFRGEGEEVYIFSANANGQLTGYYHGFDFGASDLNVSFGRHVISNGNDHLTPQRSMTFDATNSGPIIGPVVISEVMYHPPDYPDGSDNKEMEFIELQNITDAPVWLFNPVYPSFTWHLRDAVDYEFPSGVVLPPQGRLLVVSFNPATEYVLLEQFRNFYRVPPDVPIFGPYMGKLDNSQDSVELTRPGPLDATTGQPDRILVDKVRYSDNPPWPQAADSAGFSLHRLNVAAYGNDPANWTAGPPTAGRGFAPGTAPIITQSPSDLTVWMHETATLQVSATGDGPLQYHWRFNGNPLPGATNAVLVLPNVQLAQAGTYQAVVLGPGGFAESAPARLTVWQAVSFVAQPRGAVLLAGTNYTLTAQATGNGPVAYQWQLNGTNLPGATGSTLTLTNAQVPQSGQYRVLATDGLGTVPSAPANVQVATTPTVTLVPTGQVVRVGGTLSITAGFSGSDPRGFVWNRNGVDITRLGEVGTNLVINNVQLFEGGLYRCGVTNLVRTNPLFHAFVAMVVVDPPTDKTAHVGGTAVLTASANPVGNARFQWQLNGTNLPGKTTGTLVLTNVQTANAGTYTVLVTNSMNAAAFAAYSCQLTVVDQPAPPSITQQPLSVLTNLGAHVAFNVGASGTEILYYQWWFNQTNRLATGTNAFLILTNISSAQLGEYRVVVSNHSGVVTSEAAFLEAPLPPALVAGPASTQVLAGAQAAFEVTATGTAPLAYQWYGPLFTPIPGATNSTLLLPAAQASSVGDYRVIVSNAFGVVTSGVAWLTLLLPPSLVLQPQDLTLTPGQTARFFAVASGQAPLAFQWWKAPDILLPGQTNSVLVISNAQPADAGAYFLTITNMAGTFISRLASLTISEGTMDADQDGLPDDWERENGLTVGTNDAGLDSDGDGHTNLQEFLAGTNPQDPRSVLALQAVVVEGQPVLQFIAVSNRAYRLEFKDALGQPAWQLLTNLPPEPSNRPALLTDPNPSRTNRFYRLYIP; encoded by the coding sequence ATGCAATCCATGGCGCGTTTCTGCTTTGGCGTGGCCAGGTGGTTGACTCTGGCCTCCTTCATGACAACCCTCATCCAGGCCCAAACTCCTCCCCCACTTATCACGGAGTTTATGGCCATCAACAACAACACCCTCGCCGACGAGGACAACGACCATCCCGACTGGATTGAAATCTACAACCCCGGCGACTCACCGGTGAACCTGGCCGGATGGAGCCTCACCGACCAGGCCAACAACCTGCGGCGGTGGGTTTTTCCCGCCACCAACATTGAACCGCGCAGTTTCATGATTGTTTTCGCGTCCGGTAAAAACCGTGCCACGCCGGGCGCGCCGTTGCATGCCAACTTCAATTTGAGTGGCGATGGTGAATATCTGGCCCTGGTGGACCCCACGGGAACCATCGTCTCCCAGTTTGCCCCGCGCTTCCCGCTCCAAAACCCAGACATTTCTTACGGCCAAGGCCAGGTGGTAACTTTGCTGAGCGCCAGTGCCCCGGCCAAAGTGCTCGTCCCCAACGCCGAACCACCCGCCAACTGGATGAACCTGGGCTTTGATGACAGTGCCTGGCAGTCCGGCGTGAACGGCGTGGGCTTCCAATACGTGGTGCCGGGCTTTGCCGTGCGCAACTATAAGGCCGCCGGCAGCTTCCAGGTGGGCGGGCTGGATGTCGCCTTCCAAGTCATCACCAATCCCACCCTCCAAGCCTGGGTCAATACCACCATCAGCCCTCTCATCAACTTCCTAAACACTGGCGGCTCAGGCAATTTTACCAATGACCTGACCTTCCCCGGCCTGGTCATCAATACCGATACCGAAGATTTTGTGGTAGATGCCACCGGCCTGATTACCATACCCGGCCCCGGCCCTTACACCTTTGGCGTCAACAGCGATGACGGCTTCATCCTTCAAATCGGACCATTCCAAATGTCCTACCCCGCCCCACGCGGTCCGGCGGACACCCTCGCCACCTTCAATTTCCCCGCCGGCGGCAAGTATCCCATGCGCCTGGTGTTTTACGAGCGTGGCGGCGGTTCAGAACTCGAGCTTTTCGCCGCCCAGGGCACCTACGCCTCCTTTAACGCCAGCGTCTTCCGCCTGGTGGGCGACACCGCCAACGGCGGCCTGGCCGCCGAAACCCCGCCCCTGACCAGCGACACCTTGGAAGGCTACTATGACCATCTCCGCACCGACCTCGCCACTCCCATGCTCAACCAGCGTTCCTCCGCCTATGTGCGCCTGCCTTTCCAGGTGGACAGCCCCTCGGCCGTGGAATCGCTCAGCCTGCGCCTCCGCTACGATGACGGCTGCATTGTCTATCTCAACGGCGTTGAAGTTTACCGCGCCAATGCCCCCGCAGTGCCCGCTTGGAACGCCACCGCCACCGCCAGCCACTCGGCGGCCGTGGTGGAAGTGATTGATTTGAATGATTACCGCGCTGCCTTGAATGCCGGCGAAAACGTGCTGGCCATTCAGGGCTTCAACCTCTCCGCCGCCAACACCGATTTCCTGCTCGAAGCCGAGCTGGTGGACTTCCGCGTGCAAAACCAGACCCCGGGCTTCATTTCCCCGCCCACCCCCGGCGCACCGAATCAGCCCGGCCTTCCCGTGCAGGCGCCGCCGGCGTTGTACACCATCGCCAGCGGGGTGTACACCAACGCCGTCCTGCAATTGGAGTTGTACTCCCTGCTGCCGGGCGCGCAAATCCGTTATACCCTGAACGGCGCGTCCGTCACCGATACCTCGCCGCTTTACACCAACGGCCAGCCGCTGCTCATCAGCAATTCCGCCATCGTCTCCACCAAAGTCTTTGCGCCTGGCTATTTCCCCAGCCGCCAGATTTCTCAATATTACACCCTCCTCGAACCCACCGTGTTCAGCTTTAATTCCCCGCTGCCGGTGGTGGTGCTGGACACCTTCAATCAAAACATCATCCCGGACATGAACCCCCGGGCCACCTGCATCATTACCGTCTTTGACAACTCCCCCACCAACCGCCGCACCACCCTCCTCAGCCGCCCTGACTTCCAGGGCCGCGTCGGCGTGGAAGGACGCGGCCAGACCTCCTGGTCTTTCCCCGACACCGATGGCCGGCACAAAAAGCCTTACAACCTCGAAATCTGGGATGAAGACAACGGCGACCGCCGGGTGTCTTTCCTGAATTTCCCGGAAGGCTCCGACTTCGCCCTCATCAACGTCTATAACGACAAAACCTTCCTCAACGATTTCCTGGCCTATGAGCTTTTTGAAAAAATGGGGCACTACTCCGTCCGCCGCCGCTTTGTGGAAGTCTATTGGAACGGCACTCCCCCCGAAGGCACTGCCGACCGCTCCGGCAAAGTCGGTAACAACGATTATGTGGGCGTCTATCTCCTCGTCGAAAAAATCCGCCAGGACCCCAACCGCGTGGACATTGACCCGCCGCAATCCGGCGCTCCCGGCGACCCCATCACCGGCGGCTTCATTTTCAAGAAGGACAAGGCCAGCCCAGGGGATGTGCTGTTCTATACCACCAGCGGCCAGGATATCCGCATCCACGAACCGCGTCCCGACCAAATCACCGCCACCCAGCTTGCCTGGTTGCAAAACCACCTGAACGAAATGGAGGCCGCGCTTTACGGGCCTGCCTGGCGTGACCGCACCATCGGTTACCGCAAATACATTGATGTGGACTCCTTTGTGGACAATCACTGGATTGTGGAATTCACCAAGCAGATTGATGGCTACCGCCTCAGCAATTACATGCAGAAAGGCCGCACCGGCAAAATCAAAATGGAACCCATCTGGGACTGGAACCTCAGCTTTGGCAACGCCAACTACCTCGACGGCGGACGCACCAATAACTGGTACTACCCCTTGATTAGCACCACCGAGCACATCTGGCTGCGCCGGCTCATCAGCGAACCCGGCGACCCTGATTTCCAGCAGGCCATCGCCGACCGCTGGGCCGAATTGGCCGCCGACGTTTTCAACCTCACCAACGTCCTGGCCCGCGTGGATGAACTCTCTGCTTATCTTTCCGAGGCCATCGCCCGCGATTTGGCCCGCTGGCCGCGGCTGGCCCGCTACCTCTGGCCCAACCCCAACGGCGCGTCCGGCGGCTGGCATGTGGACTACCAAAATCCGGGCACCCACGCCGCCATCATCGCCCAGATGAAAACTTGGATAACCGGGCGCTTCAATTGGATTGACCAGCAATTTGTCAAACCGCCCACTCTCAGCCGGCGCTTCGGCCCCGCCAACGCCCCCCTCGTCATGTCCGCCCCGGCCGGCAGCATTTATTACACCCTCAACGGCGCCGACCCGCGCCTCCCCGGCGGCGCGGTGTCCCCGCAAGCCCTCGTCTATACCAATAGCATCATCCCGCCGGACAACTCCCGCATCGTGGCCCGCGCCTGGTTGAGCAACCAATGGAGCGCGCCCGTATCCGCTCAATTCGGCGCCAGCACACCTTCGCTGGTGATTTCCGAAATCATGTTCAATCCCGCTCCCTCCAACGACCCGCGCTTCGACCAGCAGGACTTCGAATTCATCGAGCTGCTGAACACGGGCAGCGTCACCCAGGATTTGACGGGGCTGCTCCTTTCCGGCGGCGTGGACTTCCGTTTCCCCATGGGCGACCTCGTCCCGGCGGGTTCCTCCACGCTCCAGGACTTTGATGCTCAAGGCACCCCCTACACCAGCTCCACCCTCGGCCAGGGCGGCGGCGCCGTCGTCACCGCGGGTGGCCCGGCAGGCCAGTTTATCCGCCTTGCCACCGCCAACACCGGCACCAATCGCAACCGCATCGCCTTCGACCGCACCCTCGACGGCGTCTATGGCCGCCTCGTCGCTGAAGTGGATTTCCGCGGTGTCAACAGCTCGCCGCCGCTGGTGGGCGGCACGCCCACGGTGGCCAACTTCGATGCCGCCGGCACCACCTACAGCATCTCCGGCACAGCCGCCACCGCCACCGACGGCGGCCCCTACGGAACCTTCATGCGCCTGACTCCCGCAGTCAACAGCCTCAACAATGGCATCTTCTTCAACCGCTCCGCCGCGGGCACCTTCACCAACATCACCGCCACTTTCGACTTCCGCCTCACGCCCGGCACCGGCCGCGCGGACGGCCTGGGCGTGGCATTTTTGAACACCGCCAACTTCGGCACTTCCGGCAACGTGGCCGTGTTCAGCGAGGAAGCCAACCTGGCCAACACGCTGGCCTTCGGGTTTGACATCTACAACAACGGCGCCCCCGCCGACCCGAACAACAACCACGTCTCCATCCACTGGAACGGCGCCCTGGTGTCCGGCGGCGTGGCCACCCCCACCTTGAATCTGGCCTCCGGCCAGTTCCATCGCGCGGAAATCACCCTCCGCTTCTCTGGGGGCTCTGTCTTCGTCACCGTGCGCATCACGCCCAACATCTTCGGCACCCCCGGCACGCCGGAGACCCTCTTCAACAACTTCCAGGTGGCCGGCGTCAACCCTTATGAAATGCGCCTGGGCATCTGCGCCCGCACCGGTGGCGAAAATGCCGCGCAGGACGTGGACAACATCAATGTCGAATTCGGCGTTGTCCCGCCCGCTCCGGGCGGTCTGTCCCTCGTCCTCCTGCCCGCCTCGGTCTTTGGCGCCAATGGCCCCGGCAGCACCTTATCCCACTACACCAATGAACCCACCCTGGCCTCCGGCCTGGCGCTGGATTTGGTCATGGGCAACGTGGCCTCGCAGAACAGCGCCGACATCTATTACCAGGGCCGCCTCCTCACCAGCGCCCTCATCAGCTCCAATGCCGTTGAGCTGGACAACGGCCAGTTTCACCGCGCCCGCCTCGAATTGGTGCGCAACCTCGAAGGCGCGCGCCTCAATTTGACCATTGTCCCTAACAGCCTCGGCACACCCGGCGCGCCCATTACAGTGCTGACCAATGTACAAATTGACGGTCTCCTGCCCCAGGACTACCGCCTGGAGCTGGCCGGCCGCAACGGCGCCCAGATTCTTCAAGTGGACGCCGATAACGTGCGCGTGGATTATTTCCGCAACACCCCGCTCTTACTGGGGCCGGGTGAGCGCATCCTCCTGGTGAAAAACCGCGCCGCCTTTGAGTCCCGCTACGGCACCGGCTTCCGCATCGCCGGCGAATTCGAACGCAACCTGGCCAACAACAACGAACGCCTCAACCTGGCCGGTGCGCTGGGCGAACCCATCTTCTCCGTCCGTTACGAAGATTGGTATCGCCTCGCGGATGGCGCCGGCTTCTCCCTCGTCCTCGCTGGCAACACCATGCCCGACAACGACCCCGCAGGCTGGCGCGTCAGCTCCCAATACGGCGGCTCGCCCGGCGCGGCGGACGCGGCCCCGCCCACCTTTGTCCCCGTGGTGGTCAATGAAGTCCTTTCCCGTCCCCAGCCCCCGCTGGTGGACGCTGTGGAGCTGCACAACCCCAATCCCGTGCCCGCCGACATCAGCTTCTGGTGGCTGACCGATAACTTCAATCAGCCCTACAAGTACCAATTCCCCTCCAACACCATCATCCCGCCCGGCGGCTTCCTCGTGGTCACCGAAGCCGAGTTCAACCGCCCCGGCGATCCGCGCGGCTTCGCCTTCCGCGGCGAGGGCGAGGAAGTCTATATCTTCAGTGCCAACGCCAACGGACAACTTACCGGTTACTATCATGGATTTGATTTTGGGGCCTCCGACCTTAATGTGTCCTTTGGCCGCCATGTCATCAGCAACGGCAATGACCACCTGACGCCGCAACGCAGCATGACCTTCGACGCCACCAACAGCGGCCCCATCATTGGCCCCGTGGTCATCAGCGAGGTCATGTATCACCCGCCCGATTATCCCGACGGAAGCGACAATAAAGAAATGGAGTTCATCGAGTTGCAAAACATCACCGACGCCCCCGTCTGGCTTTTCAACCCCGTCTATCCCTCTTTCACCTGGCACTTGCGCGACGCCGTGGATTACGAATTCCCCTCCGGTGTGGTTCTGCCGCCACAGGGCCGCCTCCTGGTGGTCAGCTTCAACCCTGCCACCGAGTACGTGCTGCTCGAGCAATTCCGCAACTTCTACCGCGTGCCTCCAGATGTCCCCATCTTTGGGCCGTACATGGGCAAATTGGATAATTCCCAAGACAGCGTCGAGTTAACCCGCCCCGGCCCGCTGGACGCCACCACCGGCCAGCCCGACCGCATCCTGGTGGACAAAGTGCGGTACTCAGACAATCCGCCCTGGCCGCAAGCCGCCGACAGCGCCGGCTTCTCCCTCCACCGCCTGAACGTGGCCGCCTACGGAAACGACCCCGCCAACTGGACGGCCGGCCCGCCCACCGCAGGCCGCGGTTTCGCCCCGGGCACTGCCCCCATCATCACGCAATCGCCCTCCGACCTGACCGTCTGGATGCATGAGACAGCAACGCTCCAGGTCAGCGCCACCGGCGACGGCCCGCTGCAATACCACTGGCGCTTCAACGGCAATCCCCTGCCCGGCGCCACCAACGCCGTCCTCGTGCTGCCCAACGTGCAGCTCGCCCAGGCCGGGACTTACCAGGCCGTGGTGCTTGGCCCGGGTGGCTTCGCCGAAAGCGCCCCGGCGCGCCTCACCGTCTGGCAGGCGGTATCCTTTGTGGCCCAGCCACGCGGCGCAGTGCTCCTGGCGGGCACCAACTACACCCTCACGGCTCAGGCCACCGGCAACGGCCCCGTGGCTTATCAATGGCAGCTTAACGGCACCAACCTCCCCGGCGCCACCGGCTCCACGCTGACGTTGACCAATGCGCAAGTGCCGCAATCCGGGCAGTATCGCGTGCTGGCCACCGACGGCTTGGGCACCGTGCCCAGCGCGCCAGCCAACGTCCAGGTGGCCACCACTCCGACCGTCACCCTCGTGCCCACCGGCCAGGTGGTCCGCGTCGGTGGCACGCTCAGCATCACTGCGGGCTTCTCCGGCTCGGACCCCAGAGGCTTCGTCTGGAATCGCAACGGCGTGGACATCACCCGATTGGGCGAGGTGGGCACCAACCTCGTCATCAACAATGTGCAGCTCTTCGAGGGCGGCCTCTACCGCTGCGGCGTGACCAACCTCGTCCGCACCAACCCGCTCTTCCATGCCTTTGTGGCAATGGTGGTGGTGGACCCGCCCACGGATAAAACCGCCCATGTGGGCGGCACGGCGGTGCTCACCGCCAGTGCCAACCCCGTCGGCAACGCCCGTTTCCAATGGCAGCTTAATGGCACCAATCTCCCCGGCAAAACTACCGGCACCTTGGTGCTCACCAATGTGCAAACGGCGAACGCCGGCACTTACACCGTCCTGGTGACCAATTCCATGAACGCCGCCGCCTTTGCCGCCTACTCCTGCCAGCTCACCGTCGTGGACCAACCGGCGCCGCCTTCCATCACCCAGCAACCCCTGAGCGTGCTCACCAATCTCGGCGCACATGTCGCCTTTAATGTCGGCGCAAGCGGCACGGAAATCCTCTATTACCAGTGGTGGTTCAACCAAACCAACCGCCTGGCCACCGGCACCAATGCCTTCCTCATCCTGACCAATATCTCCTCCGCCCAGCTCGGTGAATACCGCGTCGTGGTCTCCAATCACTCCGGCGTGGTGACCAGCGAGGCCGCCTTCCTCGAAGCCCCCCTGCCGCCCGCGCTGGTGGCCGGGCCGGCCAGCACCCAGGTCCTTGCTGGGGCTCAGGCAGCCTTTGAGGTCACCGCCACCGGCACCGCGCCGCTCGCCTATCAATGGTACGGCCCCCTCTTTACCCCCATCCCGGGCGCTACCAACAGCACCCTCCTCCTGCCTGCGGCACAAGCCAGCAGCGTGGGTGACTACCGCGTCATCGTCAGCAACGCCTTTGGCGTGGTCACCAGCGGCGTGGCTTGGCTCACCCTCCTGCTGCCGCCCAGCTTGGTCCTGCAACCGCAGGACCTCACCCTCACCCCCGGCCAGACCGCCCGCTTCTTTGCCGTCGCCAGCGGCCAGGCCCCACTCGCCTTCCAGTGGTGGAAGGCGCCGGATATTCTGCTGCCCGGCCAAACCAACTCCGTGCTGGTCATCTCCAATGCCCAGCCCGCCGATGCCGGCGCTTATTTCCTGACCATCACCAACATGGCCGGCACCTTCATCAGCCGCCTGGCCTCGCTCACCATCAGTGAAGGCACGATGGACGCCGACCAGGACGGCCTGCCGGATGACTGGGAGCGCGAAAACGGTCTGACTGTTGGCACGAACGATGCCGGTCTGGATTCTGACGGTGACGGCCACACCAACCTCCAGGAATTCCTGGCCGGCACCAACCCGCAAGACCCGCGCAGCGTACTCGCCCTCCAAGCCGTCGTGGTCGAAGGCCAGCCCGTCCTCCAATTCATCGCCGTCTCCAACCGGGCCTACCGCCTGGAATTCAAGGATGCTCTGGGCCAGCCCGCCTGGCAGCTCCTGACCAATCTGCCGCCGGAACCTTCCAACCGCCCGGCGCTCTTGACTGACCCCAACCCCTCTCGCACCAACCGATTCTACCGCCTCTACATCCCATAA
- a CDS encoding FmdB family zinc ribbon protein translates to MPTYEYVCEKCQHQFEVFQSMKDEPLTVCPKDKCPQKRWGKGKVRRLLGSGAGLIFKGSGFYITDYRSESYKAAAKKEASPSSSSSTSSSASSSSSGSGSSGSSGGNSGGGSKKT, encoded by the coding sequence ATGCCAACGTACGAGTACGTTTGTGAGAAATGTCAGCATCAATTTGAAGTTTTTCAGAGCATGAAAGACGAACCGCTCACGGTTTGTCCCAAGGATAAATGCCCGCAGAAACGCTGGGGCAAAGGCAAAGTGCGCCGCCTTCTGGGCTCTGGAGCCGGCCTGATTTTCAAAGGCAGCGGCTTTTACATTACCGATTACCGCAGTGAAAGTTACAAGGCCGCAGCCAAAAAAGAGGCCAGCCCCTCCTCCTCCAGTTCCACCTCCAGCTCCGCCTCCTCTTCCAGCAGCGGGAGCGGCAGCTCCGGCTCCTCCGGCGGCAACAGCGGGGGCGGCAGCAAGAAAACCTGA